The following DNA comes from Deltaproteobacteria bacterium PRO3.
AGTCCTCTCCGGGGGGCGCGCATCACTCGAAGCCGAGTGGGGACTCTTCCCCACGAGGACCTTCCGTACAAAATATTAAGAGTTTGAAAAACAAAGGAAATATTTTTTCGAAGATGGGGAAATTTTGGCAGCCGTCTTGCTAATGTCTAAGCCCAAGATGGCACGTCACTCGCAAAACATCGCAACGGAACAGAGCTGGGAAGGGAGCCACCACGAGGTCCTGGAGGGGATCCGCCTCGTCGGCGAGGAGGCACCTTCCTTCCCCGGCAATCCTTACCTGCAGGCGGCGATGGGCGAGGAGCTGCGCCGCATCCAGGAGCGAGCGCGACGCGGCGACAAGTTGGCCCGCCGCTACGTCGGCGGCCGCCGCAAGGCTTTGAGTTAAGTTTTTTTTCAGGAGTTTGGGTGAAGGCCGATCTTCTAGGGGAAGATCGGCCTTTTTATTTTTTGTCTCTCCCGCTCAGGGCCCGAACGGCGACGGCGCCTATCCGTTCTCCCCCCTTTGCCGGGTTTTGCGGCGTTGGGAGAAGGATTTTCCCCCACCGGGGTTTTCTTCGTTTCGAAAATTTTTGACGCAGGCAATTATCGGCCCCCTGCGTCATAAAAGTCCACGCAAACCACGTCCCCTGTGGATAAGTTTCTGCGAAAAATCTGCGCCTCCGTCTTGCGATCTTCGCGCGAAGCAACTAGGATACGCCCATCTGGGATTTTCATTTCTTTAAAAAAAATCGAACTCAAAATTCCGCGACGCCGTTGAAAGCTTAAACCATGAACCCACTTGCGCACACCTTGGAAGAACTGCTCAAGAGTCCCCGCAAGACGCTCGAATCGCTCTTGCCCGTCGGCTCGCTGGGCGAGATCCCGCAGCAGCTGAAAAAAATCCTCTCTTTCGACTACGACGATCAGCCGCTGGAAGAGAAATACTTCGCCATGCACCGTCATTGGCTGAAGCTGCTGCACGATTATTACTTCCGCGTCGAACACGCGGGGCACATGGACGAGGTCGCCGCCCTGGCGAAAAAGGAAAAGGTGATCCTGATCAGCAATCACGCCAACACCCTCGAGGCGGCCTTGATCTGCTATTATTTTTACTTGAGGAAATTGGGCGTGGTGCGGACCCTGGTCTACAAAGAGGCCTTCCGCCTGCCGCTGGTCCGCGAGTTTTTCCGCAGCGGCCAGTGCATCCCGATCAGCGTGCCCGCCGGCAAGGAGGCCCTCAAGAAGGACCACATCCTGCTTTTCCCCGAGGGCATGGACTTCATCAAACACTACATCAAGCGCGATTACGTGGTGAAGTTCCACAAGGGCTTTTTGAACATCGCGCGCGAATACCTGCAGGAGCACCCCGGCCGGAAGGTCCACATCGTGCCGGTGGGCCACGACGGGATCGACTACACGATCAAGTTTTGGATCATCAACCATCCCTTCCTGGTCGAGAAGTTCATCAAGCCTTACCTGCACTATCCTTATTTCGTCTTTCCCAAGGCGCCGATGATCTTCCCCAGCAAGGCGATTTTCAACTGGGGCCGCCCG
Coding sequences within:
- a CDS encoding 1-acyl-sn-glycerol-3-phosphate acyltransferase, giving the protein MNPLAHTLEELLKSPRKTLESLLPVGSLGEIPQQLKKILSFDYDDQPLEEKYFAMHRHWLKLLHDYYFRVEHAGHMDEVAALAKKEKVILISNHANTLEAALICYYFYLRKLGVVRTLVYKEAFRLPLVREFFRSGQCIPISVPAGKEALKKDHILLFPEGMDFIKHYIKRDYVVKFHKGFLNIAREYLQEHPGRKVHIVPVGHDGIDYTIKFWIINHPFLVEKFIKPYLHYPYFVFPKAPMIFPSKAIFNWGRPRAVGLDELQGEKALAKLTHEFRGDIVRLKHRARQLRKLSKSAETATLEV